In the Dama dama isolate Ldn47 chromosome 13, ASM3311817v1, whole genome shotgun sequence genome, one interval contains:
- the ANKRD9 gene encoding ankyrin repeat domain-containing protein 9 isoform X2, with the protein MRASEAFHWDERGRAAAYSPSEALLYALVHDHQAYAHYLLATFPRRALAPPSAGFRCCAAPGPHVALAVRYNRVGILRRILRTVRDFPAEERARLLDRRGCSRVEGGGTALHVACELVRPECLFLLLGHGASPGLRDGSGLTPLELLLRQLGRDAGAATSAASGAPAPPPGEPRQRRLLLLDLLALYTPADAAGPARRELLGDRPRWRRLLGEEKFQWLAGLAPPSLFARAMQVLVTAISPGRFPEALDELPLPPFLQPLDLTGKG; encoded by the coding sequence ATGCGCGCCAGCGAGGCCTTTCACTGGGACGAGCGCGGCCGCGCCGCCGCCTACTCGCCGTCCGAGGCGCTTCTCTACGCGCTCGTGCACGACCACCAGGCCTACGCGCACTACCTGCTGGCCACCTTCCCGCGGCGCGCGCTCGCGCCTCCCAGCGCCGGGTTCCGCTGCTGCGCGGCGCCGGGGCCGCACGTGGCGCTGGCGGTGCGCTACAACCGCGTGGGCATCCTGCGCCGCATCTTGCGCACCGTGCGTGACTTTCCGGCCGAGGAGCGCGCGCGCCTGCTTGACCGGCGCGGCTGCAGCCGCGTGGAGGGCGGCGGCACGGCGCTGCACGTGGCCTGCGAGCTGGTGCGCCCCGAGTGCCTCTTCCTGCTGCTTGGCCATGGCGCCTCGCCGGGCCTCCGTGACGGCAGCGGCCTGACGCCGCTCGAGCTGCTGCTGCGCCAGCTGGGCCGCGACGCCGGAGCCGCCACCTCCGCGGCCTCCGGGGCTCCCGCTCCGCCGCCCGGGGAGCCGCGCCAGCGCCGCCTGCTGCTGCTCGATCTGCTGGCGCTGTACACGCCCGCGGACGCCGCCGGCCCGGCCCGCCGCGAGTTGCTGGGCGACCGGCCGCGCTGGCGGCGGCTGCTGGGTGAGGAGAAGTTCCAGTGGCTGGCGGGCCTCGCGCCGCCCTCGCTCTTCGCGCGCGCCATGCAGGTGCTGGTCACCGCCATCTCGCCCGGCCGCTTCCCTGAAGCCCTGGACGAGCTGCCGCTGCCGCCCTTCCTGCAGCCGCTGGACCTCACGGGCAAGGGCTAG
- the ANKRD9 gene encoding ankyrin repeat domain-containing protein 9 isoform X1, whose translation MPWDARLPGGGAEGGPEGAGAARSRAQKQCRKSSFAFYQAVRDLLPVWLLEDMRASEAFHWDERGRAAAYSPSEALLYALVHDHQAYAHYLLATFPRRALAPPSAGFRCCAAPGPHVALAVRYNRVGILRRILRTVRDFPAEERARLLDRRGCSRVEGGGTALHVACELVRPECLFLLLGHGASPGLRDGSGLTPLELLLRQLGRDAGAATSAASGAPAPPPGEPRQRRLLLLDLLALYTPADAAGPARRELLGDRPRWRRLLGEEKFQWLAGLAPPSLFARAMQVLVTAISPGRFPEALDELPLPPFLQPLDLTGKG comes from the coding sequence ATGCCGTGGGACGCGCGACTGCCGGGGGGCGGCGCGGAAGGCGGGCCCGAGGGCGCGGGGGCGGCGCGCTCCAGGGCGCAGAAGCAGTGCCGCAAGTCGTCGTTCGCCTTCTACCAGGCCGTGCGCGACCTGCTGCCCGTCTGGCTGCTGGAGGACATGCGCGCCAGCGAGGCCTTTCACTGGGACGAGCGCGGCCGCGCCGCCGCCTACTCGCCGTCCGAGGCGCTTCTCTACGCGCTCGTGCACGACCACCAGGCCTACGCGCACTACCTGCTGGCCACCTTCCCGCGGCGCGCGCTCGCGCCTCCCAGCGCCGGGTTCCGCTGCTGCGCGGCGCCGGGGCCGCACGTGGCGCTGGCGGTGCGCTACAACCGCGTGGGCATCCTGCGCCGCATCTTGCGCACCGTGCGTGACTTTCCGGCCGAGGAGCGCGCGCGCCTGCTTGACCGGCGCGGCTGCAGCCGCGTGGAGGGCGGCGGCACGGCGCTGCACGTGGCCTGCGAGCTGGTGCGCCCCGAGTGCCTCTTCCTGCTGCTTGGCCATGGCGCCTCGCCGGGCCTCCGTGACGGCAGCGGCCTGACGCCGCTCGAGCTGCTGCTGCGCCAGCTGGGCCGCGACGCCGGAGCCGCCACCTCCGCGGCCTCCGGGGCTCCCGCTCCGCCGCCCGGGGAGCCGCGCCAGCGCCGCCTGCTGCTGCTCGATCTGCTGGCGCTGTACACGCCCGCGGACGCCGCCGGCCCGGCCCGCCGCGAGTTGCTGGGCGACCGGCCGCGCTGGCGGCGGCTGCTGGGTGAGGAGAAGTTCCAGTGGCTGGCGGGCCTCGCGCCGCCCTCGCTCTTCGCGCGCGCCATGCAGGTGCTGGTCACCGCCATCTCGCCCGGCCGCTTCCCTGAAGCCCTGGACGAGCTGCCGCTGCCGCCCTTCCTGCAGCCGCTGGACCTCACGGGCAAGGGCTAG